One Primulina eburnea isolate SZY01 chromosome 4, ASM2296580v1, whole genome shotgun sequence genomic window, GCTCTTGCAGGAAGGGCCAGTAGTCTTGGTGCTAAGGGCATGGCGGTGCGCAATATCGGCTATTTGGCTCAGTCAGCTTCAAAGCCGTAGCGCGCTACCCGCTAggttcaatcaaatcaatgaatCAGATTCCCGCACATTTTCCTAGCCTGGGCTTATAATCTTGTTAGGTCTTCCTAAGTTCATAGGAAACTCGGCCTTTGGCATAACTTTATGGGGAATGTAGAAGCTGATTCAGGCATAACAACGCCGACGGTTTTATACCAAGCGCTGTGTGTGATGCAAATCCGAGCTGACTTAATTGAGTGAATTAGACTTTTTCGGCTCGTTAGTAAGGCGATGCCCCGTCGACCTGAAGATGCTAAACTTTTTGTCATAGATCTCTCGTCAATAGAAAATCACTCATTTTCAATATGGTCATTTCCTTATTAATACTGGTTTGTTATCCATTGGGATGGAGCTGCTATAGGTACTCCGGGTCAAGCCGGTACTGATACTTACTTTGCTACTTGAAGGATTCTCTCTATGTGCTGCCCTCTCGGTATGTTATGATTGCTGGCGATTATTCTCTTGTTGTGGATGCGAAACATAGAAAAGCTGCTTATCCCATATTCGGGAAGGATACTATGCTCAGGATTTGTCATATATATGCTTGGATCGATTCTTTTGAAGGCCTCTCCTCTTTCCTGTGAGGTGTTCGAGGTAGCGGATAATTTTTCGAATTCATATTCATCGCTAACGAGCATCGATAAGCTGTCGCAAGCAATCAATCAAAGCTCTTTCTTTccttattataatatataactttAATTCATCTCGGGCCCTGCCCCTGTCTACAGCTATGCTATCTTTCTCACTGCTAAGGTAAGGTTTTTTCTTGTATCAGATATTGAGATTTCAGCCCTTTCCTTGTTTGCATTTCAGGTTGGTTGGAAAAATGGAATCAGACAATGCAATAGTCTGATAGGCCCTCCCGTCCCATTACTCAATAAGGCAATTCCTCGCACATAATTAAGGGAGCCATTGAAAGGTGACTAAAACACCAGAAACGACGACTACCCGAGCTAATGATAGAGGCAAGAACACCTTCCGACCAGGCCTTACTATAACCAACCTCACAGATCCAACTCAATCTTTTACACCGATGTATCGTACTCTCTCGACCAGGTCATCAAAAATACTGCTAAATCTTTCCGAAGTGAGAGAAGGAGGGAAGGCGCGCTACGCTACAACTAACATAACAGCCAGCTGAAAAACGTTAGCTAGCTAGACTAGCGCGCAATTGCTTTTTTCTGAGCCACTAGTGGCTTATGTAGTGGTTGGCATTCCTACGTGCTCCTCCTCGCCCCCCTACTTAAGAATCCAAAGGTGGCCTTTGGATATTGTCGTGACCGCTTAGGCTTGGTTGATTTTGTCTGAAAATAAAGTAGGTTCCGGGGGTTCATTGATTAGTACACCTCCGGTGCTGGTAAGGTCGGGACCGTGGTCGTCTGTCTCCGGTTTGCCGGCCGATAAGATCTCTGAGATTTACCAGCCAGCTGGGTTGGTTTGGCTATTCTTTTCTATTGAAAAGGAGTCAGCTGTCTGCGCGAGTCATCTTCTTATAGGCTCCGCTGGACGACACGGCATTTTCGTTCAAATATAGGCTGGCCATACTTGTGATGGTTCCCAAGGATTCAAAATGACCACTTAGGTCTACGTTGCCACGATATTGTTCTATGGAAGCGAGCGGGCTTTAGAAGCTCGGCCTGTTTTTTTTGGTGTCGTAGGGGGAGGGATTTACCTTTCTAACGCGGGGGAAAAAGCGTTGCTAAATTAATACCGTCCGTTATTTCATATGTGACGACAGGCCGAACTAAAACAAAATACTTTTTCTTACTAGGTGTGATCCGTTGAACATAGATCcaatttttccatttttttgaTTCCTTATAATTTTGTTTTCCTGCTCCTGGTGGTATCAAAACGCCACTATGTCGGGATATTTTATCTGTCTCTCCAGGAAAATGGATATCtccagaaaatattttaagttctCTTCTTAAAAAAAAGCTAGGAGAATATGGATACTATAGTGCGCATGAGACCTCTATTAGTAAGCTAGGCCGAAGACTAGGAAAAAAGAACTAGCTCCAATCTAAGACTTTCTCGAGAACAAAGCCTTAGACTCTTCCTTCTTAGATGAGATGTCGGCATTTCCCATATTAGCATCTTAGCATAGGGCATGAACTGCCTTAATACACGAAGGGTAGGTGAGATGGGAATTGAGATTGAACTCTACCGTCTTAAATCTTACTTTCTCAATAATGTTAAGAATAAGGCTATAATTCTTAGCGGCATCTCAGCTATTTGAGTCTTCGTTGATCACTTCTCTTTCTCGCTTTTCTAGGTTTCGGAATAGAATAGTCAGTTCTTGTGAACAACTCCGATGCTCTCAATCAATGCATTGTTTTTGTACGAATAGTTGAACTGTCACGAGCAGGACTCGAACCAGCACCTCTGGAACCAAAAGAAAGACCCAGCCTCCTTCGGATCCTTTCATTCTGATCATGACTttgaaaaaagaaagaagagaAAGAACTGGGAGTTGGCGTAAACGCTGTGCTGTGGACTTATGTTCTCGAATCCCCTGTTTGACACATCTACAAGGCAAGCAACTGCCTTTAATGGACGAGGAGGAATAGAAGAGGACAAGGCGCGTTAGCCTATCTATATAAGAGAAAATGGCAAGACATTGGAAGATTGACATGAGAAGCAGAAGCAGAAAGCCCACATACATGTACCAGCAATTGAACTGAGAACAACGAATACAGGGATTAACCTGATTGATCCTACTATGCCCATTTTGAAAGAAGGAACTGTACATGAACATGTTAGCATGGTTAGCACTTTGCCTGTTTGACTCTGAGCGGAGAAGGAGCTGTTCTCAGGACAAATGCCAGATGCCCGGAATCTACTCTTATTTCATCCCCTGCCGGCTGTTAGGTGCCTAGAATATTGGAAAAAGTCCCTCTTCCGCCTTTTACTTTTTCAAGCAAGGAAGGGCTTAGTATTCGCTATGGGATATGCAATTATCTTTCCTGACCTAACACAGAGCAAAGTACGCGCTAGTGCTAGTACACGAGTAGACCGCTTTCACCTAGCTATTGCTCACTAACAGAACCTCCCCGTACTGGAGACAAGttaagataaaaatcctcttgatttgaGGAGGGGTGAAAGGGGAAAGAAAACAGCTGTTTTTCCGTGGAGGAAGATTCCCCAAAAACGAGGTCTTTTCTGACAACATGGGTTCCCTGTTCCACTATCCTTACTCTCCAGAATAAGCCATAGCTGCATCTCCTTCGTCATCTGATGATTCCGAATCACTTCAAAGGGAGGGTTTGTTTGATGGGAAGCTGAGTCACTTCTATCTTCTTTGTTTTAGTAACCTTCTTCTTTCTAATCACCGCTCCATTTCGGGGGCCCNNNNNNNNNNNNNNNNNNNNNNNNNNNNNNNNNNNNNNNNNNNNNNNNNNNNNNNNNNNNNNNNNNNNNNNNNNNNNNNNNNNNNNNNNNNNNNNNNNNNNNNNNNNNNNNNNNNNNNNNNNNNNNNNNNNNNNNNNNNNNNNNNNNNNNNNNNNNNNNNNNNNNNNNNNNNNNNNNNNNNNNNNNNNNATATCAGTCTGTGAACAGCGCTTCGCTCCTTATATAGGCTGCACCGTGCTGACCCATTCCCATTCAATCTGTTGGAGAAAGGGTGGCTACTAGAAGCTAGTCTCATACCTGGCTCAAGCCGGACCCTTACTTGAAGTAATTAGCCATTGCGGGTAGAGCCCAACTGCTTGAATAGAATAGCGAACTTTCTTTCTGAGGTGTGGTCTATCCGAATAGCTAGAAGCAGAGCGATAAGAAGAAAAGCGGTGGGTTTCCAAGAACCGGAGATGGTGTTCTATATATACGGAACAGCACGAACAATCCTTGACCTTTCGATTGAGGGTCTTCTTTTTATAGTGTTCTTACTCTTAGGATAGAGCTTCAGTGTCCGAGCCCGATCTCTtccttttatttatttcttcCTTAGTTTAGAATTGAGATGATATAGGAAAGAAAGAGTTGACTGAAAGAGCTTTCTCTCGGACTGAGTTAGATAGGGCTTCCTCTCTCAGACTTTCCTCCTCCTCCGTCCTCTCTTTTTGTTTTCCCTTGTCCGGCTTTCATACCAGAGTGGATAGCCCTAGGGACTTTCTTTATAGGCCGATTTAagttaagaaaatttttttagcgggatgacaagatatttttcaatttttagtTATACAAAAAGGAAGGGCCTTATTACGTGGGTCAACGTATATAATCAATAACTTGATGAAGCAATCAATTCCGATTAAGAAGACCTACTTCTCCACCCTGTGGAAGAATAGAATCATAAAAGCGAGGTGATCGGCAGTGAGCACAAAAGTTCAAACCAAGAAGAGGGATAATTTAGTTTCCAAGAGATACACGGCCAAGCACAACTGCAGAAGTGGATAGCAAAGCAAAATGCGGCAAAGCTTCGGACTGCAGGCTATGCTCGTGTCAAAGCTTGAGATGATGCTCGAATAAAGATGCCATCTCGATCTGCCAATCGAAACTCAATCAAGAATCGATGACCAACATATTtagacaaatttttaaaaattccaAGTTGAATCAAATTTCAGGACAGATCACGCTACATACAGTAAGCCTCATGAACTAGTACAGAACATGAAGCCTTGAGATTTATACGGTTCTTTTACTTTTATACTGTTGACATTAATCCACTTTATTTCAATGACAATACAAACTGTTCCGTTTTGAATTGATTTAATGTGAAAATGGTAATGGTCAAGGGAGCAATACTGGGATTGATCATCCACAAGAAAATATAGTCAAGGAAATCAACTGACCAACTTCAGAAAGTGAAAAGGAGGACAGAGATGTTAATTTGTAGTCAACTTACGGCTGTCAAAGCTGCTTCAGCACCTTTATTTCCTGACTTACCACCGGCCCGGTTTAATGCCTGCAAAATAAGGACAACGCAATTACTTATTAAATAACAGATTTTTTCTCTTATTTCAACACCGTGTAGATCCCACAAACATGAAAATAATTTATCCGCCAATTTACCTGCTCCATGCTATCACACGTCAAAACACCAAATATGCAAGGCACGCCTGCAGTcaatataatacagatacaaaTCAATCAATCAAGACTACAACAATAATTAGATACATGATAATACCCTTTGCGAGGAAGTCTATTCAACAGCTCAGCCTGAATGATCAAaccaaagattttttttttctttccaaaaCCACAATATCCTATCCAAGCACTCTCTCGTTGTTGCAACATGGCATTGGGGTATATAGAATCCACAAAGTGAAggatggaaaaaaaaattgtctcAGTGAGGGACTAGGAAAAAAGATGAAGAAGCATAAATCATTTGTGTATTGTTTTTACTCCTTATTCTTTTCTTAAAGGTTAATTCTTATTAAATGAAGAGCTCATCAAAAGATGTCTAGAAAATATTTGCAGccgaaaaagaaaatattgctGTATTGGTAGTGCATAGCATATAATCCAACAAGCAAACCAAAACCCTAATTAAAACCCGAACGGTGAACTCAAAATGCCCGAAAATGGGAGGTGGATTTTAAATGcaccaattttttattttattctgcCATACATAAGTCACCTGAATTCAGGCCAGCTGATAATACTCCAGAAGCAGCCGAATTAGCCACAGCATCATAGTGGGTGGTATCACCTCTAATCTACTGGTCAAAAAGGATACAAAAAGAGAAGTCAACTATTACTTATAAAAGGCAACAATAAATACATCAACCAATAACAAGAATAGTTACATATATGAGCAGCAAAAAAGGACATCACAATTAGCAGAGCAAGAGGCGGGAGGGAACCATGAAACTTCAATCACTTAGGACCTGTGTTGCAAAGCTTACCACAGCTCCAATACACACGATTGCTTGGTATTTTCGCGATTTTCCAAGTTTCTCAGCAACCACGCCAATTTCAAAACTACCAGGAACCCAAACAACCTAAGGTAAGATGAAAAAAGATGCAATTTTTCAGCTTTACCTACAAAAAACCAACACATATATAGGATGCAACTTTATAGTCAGAAGATTTTCCATATAATACTACAGCATAAAGGCTAAATTAAAGTCAGTCTAAGAGGACATATTGCAACCAGTAGCACACAACAACGTTTTTCCTTCTAGGTTTGTGCTGTATTTTGCATGCCTCCACTAATATTTACCAGTATATCAGAATCATGATAGGAAACAAACACACATGTTACACTTCATCGCACAGCTGTTTTCCCCCAGCAGCTTTCTTTAAGTCGGTTTTAGTGAACTTGTTCTGATCTCAAATCACAGCCTCCTTGCATTTGGCCATAATGCAAATCAGGTCTTCGATATTGGAATAAAGTTGTcaatttacaaaaataattaCTACCATGATACTGAACtagtagggatgtaaatgaaccaaacggtttgtgagctattcgaaggtcggctcgataaaaagctcgtttgagtttgtttgttaatcatatcaaaccaagcccaagctcgattttgagctaaaaaatttaatcaaaccaagctcaagcctaaggATATTCGACTCATGAGCACGCAAACATATTTGataataggctcgcgagctcgagctcgagctcggctcgtttaggtggctcgcaaacatgattttggaatgttcaataatatacttatttatgttttttttgctcttatttgtgtcgttttggttatttatgaatgaatttacatttttatgtctgatttaaaattagtttatagatatatttaatttttaacaagctCGATTCAAACTCAAACTCGAGCTCAATTCTATGCTTatcgagctcgaaaacgagGCAAGCTAAATTCAGGCTTGTTAAACATgttaaacgagctattaatgaatcaagctcgagcattgcttgattaacatgctaaacgagcttttaacgagctcagtaatttcaatacaaaccaagctcgagcctgataatagaagctcgaatcgagctcgagcctcaaacagttttaaacaaaccaagctcaaacctgatactgtttggtttggtttggatCGTTTACATCCCAATGAACTAGTGAGAAAGGGACACTGTGCACTGCTTGATAAAGATTAGAATAAGCATCGGATGACTAGGATGCACCGCAACCAAATATTAACATTCACAAGGGAAAAAATATTTCCTGCGTACAACATTATATATAGTGAACACAAAGCCACTTTCGTATTCCATGCATCTATGTAATGTTCACTTACAATTATATAATAGAAAAATGATAAGAAGTGAGATAACTAACATCAATATCCTCTTCTTTAACCGAATATTGCTCGAAGGTTTTTAAGGCTCCCACTAAAAGCGGCTTAGTAACAATCTCGTTGAACCGCGCCACCACCTTCACACCAAATAAATAAGTAAGCATATAAAATTCTCATTAAGATACATATAAGTaagtagatttgatatataGAACGTAAATAACTCTggcaaaaatattatataaaacaaGTTATCTAAATTTACGCACGATGGCAAACCGGAGGCCCTCGGCAGAGGTAACTGATCCAGTCAACTGCCGAACAGCCAATGTATGCAAAACGTCATCTTTCTTTCTCGACTTCTCAATAGGAAATCCAAAACCTGCAAACAATGCTCACACAATCAACAACAACGTATATACATTTGCACACAGAATAGAACCCTGACTAAAAAGAAATAACAACCACCACGCAACGAATtacaaaatcaataattttcTACCAAACTTTTCCATCCATTTAAAAACACACAGATTGAATCTAAATTTAACAGGAAAATCAACCGGAATCGAACGCAACTAGAACACAAAAAAGATCAAAACAGAAAGGGAAAAAAACACAAACAAACAAACCTACGCGAAGCGAATGAGCAGTAGCCGCAGCTAAACTTGCGGGCTTAGTATTGCACGTATAATAGCAGCAGTAAAGCGAACATTGGTCGAGAGATTTCTGAAGATTTGTGAAATTGACACGAGATGTAGGTGAAAGAAGAGAACTAAACGAAGCCATTCTTCCAGAAAGAAATGCAGCACAGAGATGGCTTTCTCGATTCTTCCACTGTTAGTCTGAGGGTTAGCTCGGAACGGGTCAATCAATTGAGTTGGGCTTTGAAAATATATTTGGGGCTTAATGATGTTTCTGTTGGGTCAATGTCCCCATTATTATGGGCTTAATGTTCAGTCACTCTAGACGGGCCTGCGTTAGCCCAATGAAAGCCACCttgttttggattttttttttaaataaacagTACGTAATTTGATAATTTCCAGTAATTTAGCATAAATATTTCATGTAGAACCGAGTACTTATcattttaccaaaaactattACTAATGGTAATGGTACAACCAGGGGCGGAGGCACACTATCTTATACCCGGGCtagcccaattttttttaaaaaaattatatgtaaattttgtataattttggaataatatgatattagttcGGATAGatcaatttcaaatattaaaagattgtagagtttaaaattctagccCGGACGGAGCCATATTTCTGGCTCCGCCACtggatacaactcaaatcttttaaaccgcacagcagctcaagtacCACAGTTCGATCACTCTACCAAACActgacaattattgcacctaaCATTGTACGTAACAAAGAAATTAGCAAAATGAATACAAATCAGTACTCGTGCAACATGTTCATCCAAGTCATTTTTCATGTAGTTAATATCATTAAATATGGCATTAAAATGATTTAACTTTCAATTTCCACCACATACTAATATACGAGCAGAAATATCAAATTTAAAACATGTTTCGTTAcataattttcattttattaGTGTCTTAACTATTACATAGAAATGCATTCCTTTCAACTTGTACTACTTTATTGCCGCTGATTGATTTTCTAATTGTAAGTATATACATGACATGACAttgatttaaaatatgataatcAAAGAAATAAATGTGATGCAGATAATTTTATAAACATTCAGCAATgataaaaatatgtaaaatacttatttattttatttttatgatttaaaatttctAATAATACTACAGTATATACTCTTGATACTAGTAGGAGCATCAGAGACATCCAcaacatgaaaaaaaaaatttattttttttattgtttgagTTATGATAATATTTAACAATCTAAAGTATTATTGTAATGGATATTACTGAATTAATCACTGACTTTTGCAATCAATATGTTCCGTAAATAAAATGTGAAACTGTGATTTTAATTTGTTTCGCGATTTTGGTAATatatatgttatttatttaCGGTCTTAgtaatgtatttttaaatgtttgacAATTATATATAGTCTTTTTAATTGAAAGTGTGATGCGACACTATATATACTTGAAGTATTTCTCCACTATGATGTGGTCAAATGTTAGTCCTtggatcatcaacatatatacCAACTTCCATACAAATGCGAGAGACTCGTGACATGATCTAATATTGAAATAAGGAGAAAAACACTCTCAGCATAGTATAAACTAACATAATTTTTATGTACATAAAGTGACCACTCGAGAGACAATCTTAGACTTTCTCAGCGACAAAGAACTCGTCTGGGGTAAGACGTAGATCCATTAGCTACATTTCGTTACGAAGATCTGTTCACCTTCTATCGGTCTGACCGACGATCCAGTTTCCCTTCCCCTCGAATTGTGAGAAGCTTCATTTTTTATCCCTAAATAAAATCACTCAATTTGGACTATCGGGGACGACCCATCAATCCCTATCTTAAGAGAGTATTAGTTGAGAGTCTGTAATACTGAGTCGTATAGGAAAGCTTCGGAaactaatataattaattattaggAAGAAATGTTTTCTTTGCACTACTTTATTATACACTCAAATTTCAAActttgatttatttgtattaaa contains:
- the LOC140829398 gene encoding 6,7-dimethyl-8-ribityllumazine synthase, chloroplastic-like, with the translated sequence MASFSSLLSPTSRVNFTNLQKSLDQCSLYCCYYTCNTKPASLAAATAHSLRVGFGFPIEKSRKKDDVLHTLAVRQLTGSVTSAEGLRFAIVVARFNEIVTKPLLVGALKTFEQYSVKEEDIDVVWVPGSFEIGVVAEKLGKSRKYQAIVCIGAVIRGDTTHYDAVANSAASGVLSAGLNSGVPCIFGVLTCDSMEQALNRAGGKSGNKGAEAALTAIEMASLFEHHLKL